One genomic window of Halovivax cerinus includes the following:
- a CDS encoding ArsR/SmtB family transcription factor, protein MSEDPPLEVLVSVLDDEYARSILVATCTEPMSATELADHCDASLSTISRRLDRLETADLVHERTRPRADGHHDTIYTATLAEIRLRLEADGFEFDLRRRDEDAIDRLQRLWGDL, encoded by the coding sequence GTGAGTGAGGATCCGCCGCTGGAGGTGCTCGTCTCGGTTCTCGACGACGAGTACGCCCGTTCGATCCTCGTAGCCACGTGTACCGAACCCATGTCAGCGACAGAACTCGCCGACCACTGCGACGCCTCGCTGTCGACGATCAGTCGTCGACTCGATCGACTCGAAACGGCGGACCTCGTCCACGAACGCACACGACCACGAGCCGACGGTCACCACGATACGATCTACACGGCGACGCTCGCGGAGATCCGACTCAGACTCGAGGCTGACGGGTTCGAGTTCGACCTCCGTCGACGCGACGAAGACGCGATCGATCGCCTCCAGCGCCTTTGGGGTGATCTCTGA
- a CDS encoding DUF7521 family protein, with the protein MVLDVPPIQFAVGVLAVGATLLGLYIGYLAYRAMRRHEDPSMWYLAVGLILLTAVTYTTSFVGTVLISLRLLTLPQQDWFWLAVHVFQFAGLGLIAYALHRRP; encoded by the coding sequence ATGGTCCTAGACGTTCCGCCGATCCAGTTCGCGGTCGGTGTACTCGCCGTCGGAGCGACGCTGCTGGGCCTCTACATCGGCTACCTCGCCTATCGCGCGATGCGACGACACGAGGATCCGTCGATGTGGTACCTCGCCGTCGGGCTGATCCTCCTGACCGCCGTCACCTACACGACGTCGTTCGTCGGGACGGTGTTGATCAGTCTCCGACTACTCACGCTCCCACAGCAAGACTGGTTCTGGCTCGCCGTTCACGTGTTCCAGTTCGCCGGGCTCGGACTCATCGCGTACGCCCTCCATCGCCGGCCCTGA
- the aroA gene encoding 3-phosphoshikimate 1-carboxyvinyltransferase — protein sequence MDVTISPGPVEGTVRAPPSKSYTHRAILAAGCGERAVVANPLWSADTRATARAVEAFGGSVERRTDGDLTIDGFDGDLEVPADVIDCANSGTTMRLVTALAALADGTTVLTGDESLRSRPQGPLLDALSELDATARSTRGNGQAPLVVDGPMAGGTVSIPGDVSSQYVTALLVAGSLTAAGVDLRLETDLKSAPYVDVTREVLTDFDVETRETADGFAVSGGQSYRPADGTYAVPGDFSSISYLLAAGAVAGGDAGGGTARAEGTTLEIAGARPSAQGDTAIVEHVADFGAPVEWDRDAGTLTVEHAPLSGTEISVADTPDLLPTLAVLGSVADGETSIVDAEHVRFKETDRIAAMATELAKFGVETTEERDSLTVHGGESTLTGATVDGHGDHRIVMALAVAALVADGETTIHGAEHVDVSFPTFFDVLESIGATAVVAEM from the coding sequence ATGGACGTCACGATCTCGCCGGGGCCGGTCGAGGGTACGGTACGCGCGCCGCCGTCGAAGAGCTATACGCACCGGGCGATCCTCGCCGCCGGCTGTGGCGAGCGCGCCGTCGTCGCGAACCCGCTCTGGAGTGCCGATACCCGGGCCACCGCCCGCGCCGTCGAAGCCTTCGGCGGGAGCGTCGAGCGACGGACGGACGGTGACCTCACGATCGACGGGTTCGACGGAGACCTCGAGGTTCCCGCGGACGTGATCGACTGTGCGAACTCTGGCACGACGATGCGTCTGGTCACCGCCCTCGCGGCCCTCGCCGACGGGACGACGGTCCTGACCGGTGACGAATCGCTCCGATCCAGGCCGCAGGGACCGCTCCTCGACGCGCTCTCCGAACTCGATGCGACGGCCCGTAGTACCCGCGGGAACGGCCAGGCGCCGCTCGTCGTCGACGGGCCGATGGCGGGCGGGACGGTCTCGATCCCGGGCGACGTCTCCTCACAGTACGTGACGGCGCTGCTCGTCGCGGGTAGCCTCACCGCCGCCGGCGTCGACCTGCGCCTCGAAACCGACCTGAAGTCCGCCCCCTACGTCGACGTGACGCGGGAGGTGCTCACCGACTTCGACGTGGAGACGCGCGAGACGGCCGACGGTTTCGCGGTTTCGGGCGGGCAGTCGTACCGCCCAGCCGACGGCACGTACGCCGTCCCGGGCGACTTCTCCTCGATCTCGTACCTCCTCGCGGCGGGCGCCGTGGCCGGCGGGGACGCGGGCGGAGGTACCGCGAGAGCCGAGGGGACGACGCTCGAAATAGCGGGCGCACGGCCGAGCGCCCAGGGCGACACGGCCATCGTCGAGCACGTCGCCGACTTCGGCGCTCCGGTCGAGTGGGATCGCGACGCCGGGACGCTAACCGTCGAACACGCGCCGCTCTCCGGGACCGAGATCTCGGTCGCCGACACGCCGGACTTGCTCCCGACGCTCGCCGTCCTCGGATCGGTCGCCGACGGCGAGACCAGTATCGTCGACGCCGAACACGTCCGATTCAAGGAGACCGATCGGATCGCCGCGATGGCGACCGAACTCGCGAAATTCGGTGTCGAGACGACCGAGGAGCGTGACTCGCTGACCGTCCACGGCGGCGAGTCGACGCTCACCGGGGCGACGGTCGACGGCCACGGCGACCACCGAATCGTCATGGCACTCGCCGTCGCTGCACTGGTCGCAGACGGTGAGACGACGATACACGGCGCCGAGCACGTCGACGTCTCCTTCCCGACCTTCTTCGACGTGCTCGAATCCATCGGTGCAACAGCTGTCGTGGCCGAGATGTGA
- a CDS encoding amphi-Trp domain-containing protein: protein MVVRTDDSRELGRTDVAALFRELADEFERGGETVSIPVGNKTVALRPPDEVTTEVEVLERSGMVRGDQERLRLDVRWSPAAKEEPQPVGEAGEHRNAGSQPNRSDRGESVDHRES from the coding sequence ATGGTCGTACGAACCGACGACAGCCGGGAACTCGGGCGCACGGACGTCGCGGCGCTCTTTCGCGAACTCGCGGACGAGTTCGAGCGGGGCGGTGAGACGGTGTCGATCCCCGTTGGGAACAAGACCGTCGCCTTGCGGCCGCCCGACGAGGTGACGACGGAGGTCGAAGTACTGGAGCGGTCGGGAATGGTCCGCGGCGACCAGGAGCGTCTCCGGCTCGACGTCCGATGGTCGCCCGCCGCGAAAGAGGAGCCCCAACCGGTCGGCGAGGCCGGCGAGCATCGGAACGCTGGCTCGCAACCGAACCGCTCCGATCGGGGCGAATCGGTTGACCACCGCGAGTCCTGA
- the aglJ gene encoding S-layer glycoprotein N-glycosyltransferase AglJ: MVPEAAEAYTRAEQSAPESSSDVPRSSVCVLIPTLDEASTIGDIVTDFRDRGFDNVLVIDGGSSDRTQDIARDAGARVVEQSGAGKGQAIREAMTYVEVPYVLMLDGDGTYDPEDAKRMLEPLGDGYEHVIGNRFADMESGAMTRLNRVGNGLINRAFTTIHGAAFVDILSGYRAFTADSFERCAPSSDGFTIETELAVECVKQGIDTTVVPISYAPRPDDSETNLRPVRDGGRIIASMYSLAKTNNPLFYFGSLGLAGVISGGAVATFVLYRWFVHGIGHNILALVGAAAILLGVQLLMFGVLSDMIVSLHRDHRRRLERLNRLETAHGTDRERSGDETRNSRHSATDASQRDRSKPTRPGRDGE; the protein is encoded by the coding sequence ATGGTCCCCGAGGCGGCCGAAGCGTACACCCGCGCCGAGCAGTCGGCACCCGAGTCGTCGTCCGACGTTCCACGGTCGTCGGTGTGCGTCCTCATCCCGACGCTCGACGAAGCGTCGACGATCGGCGACATCGTGACCGACTTTCGAGACCGGGGGTTCGACAACGTGCTCGTGATCGACGGCGGATCGAGCGATCGAACGCAGGATATCGCCCGCGACGCGGGCGCTCGCGTCGTCGAACAGTCTGGCGCCGGGAAAGGGCAGGCGATCCGCGAAGCGATGACGTACGTGGAGGTGCCGTACGTCCTCATGCTCGACGGCGACGGGACGTATGATCCGGAGGACGCGAAACGCATGCTAGAGCCGCTCGGAGACGGCTACGAACACGTCATCGGCAACAGGTTCGCCGACATGGAGTCAGGTGCGATGACGCGGCTCAACCGTGTCGGAAACGGGCTCATCAACCGGGCGTTTACGACCATCCACGGGGCGGCGTTCGTCGACATCCTCTCCGGCTACCGGGCCTTCACGGCCGACTCGTTCGAACGCTGTGCCCCCTCGTCCGACGGCTTCACGATCGAGACGGAACTCGCCGTCGAGTGCGTCAAGCAGGGCATCGACACGACCGTCGTCCCGATCAGCTACGCGCCGCGCCCGGACGACTCCGAGACGAACCTCCGGCCCGTTCGAGACGGCGGACGCATCATCGCGTCGATGTACTCCCTCGCGAAGACGAATAACCCCCTCTTTTACTTCGGGAGTCTCGGACTTGCCGGGGTCATCTCCGGCGGGGCGGTCGCGACATTCGTCCTGTACCGGTGGTTCGTCCACGGGATCGGCCACAACATCCTGGCGCTCGTCGGCGCGGCGGCGATCCTGCTCGGCGTCCAGCTCCTGATGTTCGGCGTCCTCTCGGACATGATCGTCTCGTTACACCGCGATCACCGCCGCCGACTCGAGCGGCTCAACCGCCTCGAGACCGCACACGGAACCGATCGGGAACGCTCCGGAGACGAGACGCGGAATAGCCGACACTCCGCGACCGACGCCAGTCAGCGAGACCGATCGAAGCCGACGCGGCCCGGTCGCGATGGCGAGTGA
- a CDS encoding ribbon-helix-helix domain-containing protein yields the protein MTEYTTVSIPKELATRVDETIEGTSFTSTSDLVRFLLRSIVIQHQRSGKLTESEFEEIAEQLRGLGYLE from the coding sequence ATGACCGAGTACACCACGGTCTCGATCCCGAAAGAACTCGCAACGCGCGTCGACGAGACGATCGAGGGAACGAGCTTCACGTCGACGAGCGACCTCGTCCGATTCCTGCTGCGCAGTATCGTCATCCAGCACCAGCGCTCCGGCAAGCTCACCGAGTCGGAGTTCGAAGAGATCGCAGAACAGCTGCGTGGACTCGGCTACCTGGAGTGA
- a CDS encoding PLP-dependent cysteine synthase family protein, whose protein sequence is MTEHDRALSSVLEAVGRTPLVEVQAGPSSVSIYAKLESFNPGASVKDRIGAYMVERMLERGDVGEGGTVVEPTAGNTGIGFAIAAEQLGLDAVFVVPERFSVEKQQLMRALGAEVINTPTDDGMGGAIERAHELADELDDAVVPQQFSNPLNAETHYETTGPEIYEALDGEVGAVVAGCGTAGTLMGIARYAREENPDTYVGAVEPEGSLYGEFLGEPREEAEYKIEGIGTHDTATNELFDPDLVDDIHPVSDDRAHEELKRLAAEEGHLVGSSSGAASVAARRVAQRIADGELDTPSDSVVTVFPDSAERYLSKGIYRSFEEWSG, encoded by the coding sequence ATGACCGAACACGATCGCGCACTGTCCTCGGTCCTCGAGGCCGTGGGTCGGACGCCGCTTGTCGAAGTCCAGGCCGGGCCCTCCTCGGTCTCCATCTACGCCAAGCTCGAGTCGTTCAATCCGGGCGCGAGCGTCAAAGATCGCATCGGCGCGTACATGGTCGAACGGATGCTGGAGCGCGGGGACGTCGGTGAGGGCGGGACCGTCGTGGAGCCGACCGCCGGTAACACCGGAATCGGCTTCGCCATCGCCGCCGAACAGCTCGGTCTCGACGCGGTGTTCGTCGTCCCCGAGCGGTTCAGCGTGGAGAAGCAACAGCTCATGCGCGCGCTCGGCGCCGAAGTCATCAACACGCCCACCGACGACGGCATGGGCGGTGCGATCGAACGCGCACACGAACTCGCGGACGAACTCGACGACGCGGTCGTCCCCCAGCAGTTCTCGAACCCCCTCAACGCGGAGACGCACTACGAGACGACGGGTCCGGAGATCTACGAGGCGCTCGACGGCGAGGTGGGGGCGGTCGTCGCCGGGTGCGGTACGGCGGGCACGCTGATGGGCATCGCCCGGTACGCCCGCGAGGAAAATCCCGACACGTACGTCGGTGCCGTCGAGCCGGAAGGGTCGCTCTACGGCGAGTTCCTCGGCGAGCCCCGCGAGGAAGCGGAGTACAAGATCGAAGGGATCGGTACCCACGACACCGCGACGAACGAGCTCTTCGACCCCGATCTCGTCGACGATATCCACCCGGTTTCCGACGACCGTGCCCACGAGGAGCTGAAACGACTCGCCGCGGAAGAGGGCCACCTCGTCGGCTCGAGTTCGGGTGCGGCGAGCGTCGCCGCCCGTCGCGTCGCCCAGCGGATCGCCGACGGTGAACTCGACACACCGTCTGACTCCGTCGTCACCGTCTTCCCCGACTCGGCGGAGCGCTATCTCTCGAAGGGAATCTACCGATCGTTCGAGGAGTGGAGCGGCTAG
- a CDS encoding DUF5798 family protein has translation MGLGSTAKKIQLVSEKAEQMYKQVQELQGRIVTLEGAVDETHDTVTDLEGDVAEQRALLEAIAADRGLDVDAILTEAAIEDADEETGSTASESGDDAGESGDDADESGDGAGETGDAHATSESNA, from the coding sequence ATGGGACTTGGTTCGACGGCGAAGAAGATCCAGCTCGTCTCGGAGAAGGCCGAACAGATGTACAAACAGGTCCAGGAACTCCAGGGTCGTATCGTCACCCTCGAAGGTGCGGTCGACGAGACGCACGACACGGTCACCGACCTCGAAGGCGACGTCGCCGAACAGCGAGCGCTACTCGAAGCCATCGCGGCGGATCGGGGCCTCGACGTCGACGCCATTCTGACGGAGGCGGCAATCGAGGACGCCGACGAGGAGACCGGGTCGACGGCTAGCGAGAGCGGCGACGACGCGGGAGAGTCTGGCGACGACGCGGACGAGTCTGGCGACGGCGCGGGCGAGACCGGTGACGCCCACGCGACGTCAGAATCGAACGCCTGA
- a CDS encoding YhbY family RNA-binding protein — protein MDETERTKRAHDLDVTVWVGKGGVDAVVDELDTQLDDRDLVKVKFLRAARGGTDTDELASELAADLNATVHDTRGHTAVVYR, from the coding sequence ATGGACGAAACCGAGCGTACGAAACGCGCCCACGACCTCGACGTCACCGTCTGGGTCGGCAAGGGCGGCGTCGACGCCGTCGTCGACGAACTCGACACCCAGCTCGACGACCGCGATCTGGTGAAGGTAAAGTTCCTGCGCGCCGCCCGCGGTGGAACCGACACCGATGAACTCGCGAGTGAACTGGCGGCGGACCTGAACGCAACCGTTCACGACACGCGCGGACACACCGCCGTCGTGTACCGGTAG
- a CDS encoding ribonuclease P protein component 4, which translates to MTIAEERIDRLEALAAEATADGNVDRAREYVRLARRIAERNRLRLPRSFTRSTCDACDAYLRPGDNARVRLQDGHVVITCACGHHARYPYETA; encoded by the coding sequence GTGACGATCGCCGAGGAACGGATCGATCGCCTCGAAGCGCTCGCCGCCGAGGCGACGGCCGACGGGAACGTCGATCGCGCCCGGGAGTACGTTCGCCTCGCACGCCGTATCGCCGAGCGCAATCGTCTTCGCTTGCCGCGCTCGTTCACGCGCTCGACCTGCGACGCCTGTGACGCCTACCTCCGACCGGGCGACAACGCTCGCGTCCGTCTCCAGGACGGCCACGTCGTGATCACCTGTGCGTGTGGGCACCACGCGCGCTACCCCTACGAGACTGCGTGA
- a CDS encoding ABC transporter substrate-binding protein has protein sequence MTGTGAPSRDRVNRRSVLATVGTGASLATAGCAGLFSHVSSLDDQLSVTITTVPDDDDRQSNGIFKYLETALEAAGIDVGVELRTTAQLQQKVLVDQEFDIFVARHPGFKHPDGLYELLHSRFASEPGWQNPYGVTHMDLDEHLEAQRHLTGEERTAAIGDALDIVLKEKPFVPVCAPSTYYAVNPEQFGGWDRQTFRTRLGFVDLDPADGVDAFTGLVTDSRPTVNLNPLAVQYRRTGVYTSLLYDSLATESNGDLIPWLASDWEWADDRVTATLRPDVTFHDGESLTATDVAFTFDFLEDLSLGRAESPIPASRFRRHTSTVETVTPVDDETVEITVSTNRTVGASALTVPILPEHVWRPIVTELEQETASTGPWLREELHAETIPRTGSGPYRFDGWTQGDQVTFTRFDEHFAIDDPDLPSAPVDQLQVQSAPNGSTAIGLVDRGDATALVTPIESHVVGETESTETAKRISDPNWAFYQVGFNTREPPFSNFRFRQAVASLIDREWLASEVFHGHARPIAVPDMESAAIDDYTWNGADPETPFVGTDGEVDVEAARDLFEVASYRYNDEGELVVND, from the coding sequence ATGACCGGGACCGGCGCGCCGTCGCGCGATCGTGTGAACCGGCGGTCGGTTCTCGCAACGGTGGGAACCGGGGCGTCACTGGCGACCGCCGGGTGCGCGGGGCTGTTCTCGCACGTTTCGTCGCTGGACGATCAGCTCTCGGTGACGATAACCACGGTTCCGGACGACGACGATCGACAGAGCAACGGAATCTTCAAATACCTCGAAACGGCGCTGGAGGCCGCCGGCATCGACGTCGGCGTCGAACTGCGAACCACTGCGCAGCTCCAGCAGAAGGTGCTCGTAGACCAGGAGTTCGACATCTTCGTCGCCAGACACCCCGGCTTCAAACACCCGGACGGCCTCTACGAACTGCTTCACTCCCGGTTCGCCTCCGAACCCGGCTGGCAGAATCCGTACGGAGTGACGCATATGGACCTGGACGAGCATCTCGAGGCACAGCGTCACCTCACCGGAGAGGAGCGGACGGCGGCGATCGGTGACGCGCTCGACATCGTTCTCAAAGAGAAACCGTTCGTCCCGGTCTGTGCCCCGTCGACGTATTACGCCGTCAACCCGGAGCAGTTCGGTGGGTGGGACCGACAGACGTTCCGGACGCGCCTGGGGTTCGTCGACCTCGATCCGGCCGACGGGGTCGACGCGTTCACCGGGCTCGTGACCGATTCGAGACCGACCGTGAACCTGAACCCGCTCGCCGTCCAGTACCGTCGAACTGGCGTGTACACGTCGCTGCTGTACGACTCGCTGGCGACCGAGTCGAACGGCGATCTGATACCGTGGCTGGCGAGCGACTGGGAGTGGGCCGACGACCGCGTGACAGCCACCCTCAGGCCGGACGTCACGTTCCACGACGGCGAATCACTCACGGCCACCGACGTCGCGTTCACGTTCGACTTCCTCGAAGATCTCTCGCTCGGCCGGGCGGAGTCGCCGATACCGGCCTCTCGGTTCCGCAGGCACACGTCGACGGTGGAGACCGTCACTCCGGTCGACGACGAAACGGTCGAGATAACCGTCAGCACGAACCGCACCGTCGGCGCGTCGGCTCTCACCGTCCCGATCCTTCCCGAACACGTGTGGCGCCCGATCGTGACGGAGTTAGAGCAAGAGACCGCCTCGACCGGACCGTGGCTCAGAGAGGAACTGCACGCAGAGACGATCCCCCGGACCGGGAGCGGACCGTACCGATTCGACGGCTGGACGCAGGGAGACCAGGTGACGTTCACGCGATTCGACGAGCACTTCGCGATCGACGACCCCGACCTTCCGTCGGCGCCCGTCGACCAGTTACAGGTACAATCGGCGCCCAACGGGTCGACCGCGATCGGACTCGTAGACCGAGGCGACGCCACCGCGCTCGTGACGCCGATCGAATCCCACGTCGTCGGGGAGACCGAATCGACCGAGACCGCCAAACGGATCTCTGATCCGAACTGGGCGTTTTACCAGGTGGGATTCAACACGAGGGAACCCCCGTTCAGCAACTTCAGGTTCAGGCAGGCGGTGGCGTCACTGATCGACCGGGAGTGGCTCGCCTCGGAGGTCTTTCACGGACACGCCCGTCCGATCGCGGTACCCGATATGGAGTCGGCCGCGATCGACGACTACACGTGGAACGGTGCCGACCCGGAGACGCCGTTCGTCGGCACGGACGGCGAAGTCGACGTCGAGGCGGCCCGCGACCTGTTCGAAGTGGCGAGCTACCGATACAACGACGAGGGAGAACTGGTGGTGAACGACTGA
- a CDS encoding phosphatase PAP2 family protein, with protein sequence MFVSILGRVSLVVTALLVLGIWRVIGFETLHQALRDWRPRIRSVLPVTIALAPVLIVNKLARQSLVTISQEYGLRVGDLFYEIEGGFILVFEVIWSPATTHYFSFIYIYGYAFLLVFPIVMYFTLRDTTTLRRLLGAYALNYAIGVTLYVVFHAFGPRQYLGGEIETMLYQVQPNVQYLTREINHYTNVFPSLHTSLSATVMLFAIESRSEFPAWTPVAIVLAVSVWLSTMYLGIHWAIDVLAGLILAVVCVDLSHRLIGRFDVDRRLESVYDWIASIRGRIGA encoded by the coding sequence ATGTTCGTGTCGATCCTGGGCCGGGTGTCTCTGGTCGTGACCGCCCTGCTGGTGCTCGGTATCTGGAGAGTCATCGGTTTCGAGACACTGCACCAGGCGCTTCGGGATTGGCGGCCACGGATTCGGTCAGTCCTGCCCGTAACCATCGCTCTCGCACCCGTGTTGATCGTGAACAAACTTGCACGCCAGTCACTCGTCACCATCTCCCAGGAGTACGGACTCCGCGTTGGTGATCTCTTCTACGAGATCGAAGGCGGGTTCATCCTCGTCTTCGAAGTGATCTGGTCGCCGGCGACGACGCACTACTTCTCGTTTATCTACATCTACGGGTACGCGTTCTTGCTCGTGTTCCCGATCGTGATGTACTTCACGCTGCGGGATACGACCACTTTGCGCCGGCTCCTGGGCGCGTACGCACTCAACTACGCGATCGGCGTCACCCTCTACGTGGTCTTTCACGCGTTCGGTCCCCGTCAGTACCTCGGGGGAGAGATCGAGACGATGCTCTATCAGGTCCAGCCGAACGTACAGTACCTGACCAGGGAGATCAATCACTACACGAACGTCTTCCCCTCGTTACACACGTCGCTTTCGGCGACGGTCATGTTGTTCGCCATCGAGTCGCGGTCGGAGTTTCCGGCCTGGACGCCGGTCGCGATCGTCCTCGCAGTCAGCGTCTGGCTCTCGACGATGTACCTCGGGATTCACTGGGCGATCGACGTCCTCGCCGGACTGATACTCGCCGTCGTCTGCGTCGACCTGTCTCACAGGCTGATCGGCCGATTCGACGTCGATCGTCGGCTCGAATCGGTCTACGACTGGATCGCGTCGATCCGCGGCCGCATCGGGGCGTGA
- a CDS encoding ABC transporter substrate-binding protein encodes MDPVVPDTPLSRRALLGAVTAGTVAAGAGCLSGVRTFLRGEPVDEFTLSVASVDESSDPQAASVAAILERALETAGMTVDRTTHSREEFFRRILVDHEFDLFVWRTPPVRDPAVLYEALHTRFADEAGLQNPYGFTNATFESTLDRLRAASDGDRRRETRRTLESFADNQPFTPLCRPTASHLSNTDRFAGVGRYPLEERYAYLDIEPVDDAETLTMVTTDPDVTRSFNPLGIDRPHWNYPTETLLYDSLATAADDTLVPWLAAEWNWSDGAATVTLRATDWHDGDTVTASDVAFTYDFLTDTTAGTGDVPIPAPIHRGLASAIEAVDVLDDRRLRIVPAGGAAAAERAFTVPILPEHIWSERTDRTGFFEVDSPGGTTRAIATDNVAPVGSGLFEYVSHTAGQRLELRRNDEHFSTTETDQSASIARIVVTVADDSGAAIDDVRSGRADVTLSALAPTFADSYAPADPFVVHRRPSGSIYAVGYNTRSAPLSSPYVRRTVARLLDKAWLVETVFEGAAEPIASPIGDPWQPSTLAWESEDPVTPYLGEDGELDVPSVRRAFEELGYGYDDEGNLLVEG; translated from the coding sequence ATGGATCCCGTAGTTCCCGATACCCCGCTCTCCAGACGGGCACTCCTCGGCGCGGTGACGGCCGGAACGGTGGCGGCCGGTGCCGGCTGTCTGAGCGGCGTCCGAACGTTCCTCAGAGGCGAACCGGTCGACGAGTTCACGTTGTCGGTCGCGAGCGTCGACGAGTCCAGCGATCCACAGGCTGCCTCGGTGGCGGCGATTCTCGAACGCGCCCTCGAAACGGCGGGAATGACCGTCGACCGGACGACCCACTCGCGCGAGGAGTTCTTCCGCCGGATCCTCGTCGACCACGAGTTCGATCTCTTCGTCTGGCGGACGCCGCCCGTTCGCGATCCGGCAGTCCTCTACGAGGCGCTGCACACGCGTTTCGCAGACGAAGCCGGCCTGCAGAATCCGTACGGGTTCACGAACGCCACGTTCGAGTCCACGCTCGATCGACTGCGCGCAGCGTCGGACGGCGACCGCCGACGGGAGACCAGGCGAACGCTCGAATCGTTCGCCGACAACCAACCGTTCACGCCATTGTGTCGCCCGACCGCTAGTCACCTGTCGAACACCGATCGGTTCGCCGGCGTCGGTCGGTACCCACTCGAGGAGCGCTACGCGTACCTCGATATCGAACCCGTCGACGACGCGGAGACGCTCACCATGGTAACGACCGACCCGGACGTGACCCGTTCGTTCAATCCGCTGGGAATCGACCGGCCGCACTGGAACTATCCGACCGAGACGTTGCTCTACGACTCCCTCGCGACGGCGGCTGACGACACGCTCGTTCCGTGGCTGGCAGCGGAGTGGAACTGGTCCGACGGCGCCGCCACCGTCACGTTACGTGCGACTGACTGGCACGATGGCGACACCGTCACCGCGTCCGACGTGGCATTTACCTACGACTTTCTCACGGACACGACCGCTGGAACGGGCGACGTACCGATTCCCGCACCCATCCACAGGGGACTGGCGTCTGCGATCGAAGCCGTCGACGTACTCGATGACCGCCGCCTTCGAATCGTCCCCGCGGGCGGTGCGGCCGCCGCCGAACGAGCGTTCACCGTCCCGATCCTGCCGGAACACATCTGGAGCGAGCGGACGGACCGAACCGGCTTCTTCGAGGTGGATTCGCCCGGCGGGACGACGCGGGCGATCGCCACCGACAACGTGGCGCCGGTCGGCAGCGGGCTCTTCGAGTACGTGTCTCACACCGCAGGACAACGCCTCGAACTCCGGCGAAACGACGAGCACTTTTCGACGACCGAGACGGACCAATCGGCGTCGATCGCGAGGATCGTGGTGACGGTCGCGGACGATTCTGGGGCCGCGATCGACGACGTTCGATCCGGGCGTGCGGACGTGACGCTCTCGGCGCTGGCACCGACGTTCGCCGATTCCTACGCGCCGGCTGACCCGTTCGTCGTCCACAGGCGTCCGAGCGGGTCGATCTATGCCGTCGGATACAACACACGGAGCGCACCCCTCTCGAGCCCGTACGTCCGACGGACGGTCGCGCGATTGCTCGACAAGGCGTGGCTGGTCGAGACCGTCTTCGAGGGAGCCGCCGAACCGATCGCGTCCCCGATCGGCGACCCCTGGCAACCGTCCACACTGGCGTGGGAGTCCGAGGATCCAGTGACGCCGTACCTGGGCGAAGACGGAGAGCTTGACGTTCCGTCGGTCAGGCGAGCGTTCGAGGAACTGGGATACGGCTACGACGACGAGGGCAATCTGCTCGTCGAGGGCTGA